A genome region from Carya illinoinensis cultivar Pawnee chromosome 2, C.illinoinensisPawnee_v1, whole genome shotgun sequence includes the following:
- the LOC122300402 gene encoding phospholipase D zeta 1 isoform X5 yields MQGYLNHFLGNLDIVNSREVCRFLEVSKLSFSPEYGPKLKEDYVMVKHLPKILNGDDERKCCPCHWFNCCNDNWQKVWAVLKPGFLALLEDPFHTQPLDIIVFDVLPASDGNGEGRVSLAKEIKEQNPLRHAFKVTCGNRSIRIRAKSSAKVKDWVAAVNDAGLRPPEGWCHPHRFGSFAPPRGLTEDGSQAQWFVDGRAAFEAIASSIEDAKSEIFICGWWLCPELYLRRPFDAHASSRLENLLEAKAKQGVQIYILLYKEVALALKINSDYSKRKLLSIHENVRVLRYPDHFSSGVYLWSHHEKLVIIDYQICFIGGLDLCFGRYDTCEHKVGDCPPLIWPGKDYYNPRESEPNSWEDTMKDEVDRGKYPRMPWHDVHCALWGPSCRDIARHFVQRWNYAKRNKAPNEQAIPLLMPQQHMVIPHYMGKSREIEVESKNVQNHSDLRRQDSFSARSSLQDIPLLLPQEADGLDSGEPKLNRLDLSNLDQPSKVSSGLSFSFRKSKIEAVGPDTPLKGFVDNFESLDHHEKLLSDRVAQPGMKSSDPDWWETQERGDQGGFADESGQVGPRVSCRCQVIRSVSQWSAGTSQTEESIHGAYRSLIEKAEHFIYIENQFFISGLSGDETIRNRVLEALFRRIMRAYNDKKLFRVIIVIPLLPGFQGGLDDGGAASVRAIMHWQHRTICRGHNSILHNLYELLGPKTHDYISFYGLRAYGKLSAGGPVASSQVYVHSKVMIADDCIALIGSANINDRSLLGSRDSEIGVLIEDKEAVNSFMGGKPWKAGKFSLTLRLSLWSEHLGLRSGEIDRIIDPVADSTYKDIWMATAKTNTAIYQDVFACIPNDLIHTRAALRQTMALWKERLGHSTIDLGIAPEKLESYHNGDIEKSDPMERLAAVRGHLVSFPLDFMCKEDLRPVFNESEYYASSQVFH; encoded by the exons ATGCAAGGGTATTTAAATCACTTTCTTGGGAACCTTGATATCGTCAACTCCCGAGAG GTTTGCAGGTTTCTGGAGGTTTCAAAGTTATCATTCTCACCAGAATATGGTCCTAAGCTGAAGGAAGATTATGTGATGGTGAAGCATCTACCAAAAATTTTAAACGGCGATGACGAGAGGAAATGTTGTCCTTGTCATTGGTTCAACTGTTGCAATGACAATTGGCAAAAG GTTTGGGCTGTGCTAAAACCTGGATTCTTGGCATTGCTGGAGGATCCTTTTCATACCCAACCCCTAGATATAATTGTCTTTGATGTACTACCTGCCTCAGATGGGAATGGAGAGGGTCGAGTATCACTAgcaaaagaaataaaggaacagAATCCCTTACGCCATGCTTTTAAG GTGACTTGTGGAAATAGGAGCATTAGGATAAGAGCTAAGAGTAGTGCTAAAGTTAAAGATTGGGTTGCTGCAGTCAATGATGCTGGACTAAGGCCTCCTGAGGGCTGGTGTCACCCTCACCGCTTTGGCTCTTTTGCTCCTCCAAGGGGTTTGACTGAAGATGGTAGTCAGGCTCAATGGTTTGTAGATGGTCGAGCAGCATTTGAAGCTATTGCTTCTTCTATTGAGGATGCAAAATCCGAG ATATTTATTTGTGGCTGGTGGTTGTGCCCAGAACTGTATCTACGACGTCCTTTTGATGCTCATGCCTCATCCAGGCTCGAAAATTTGCTGGAAGCAAAAGCTAAGCAAGGGGTTCAG ATTTATATTCTTCTCTACAAAGAGGTTGCCCTTGCTTTGAAAATCAATAGTGACTATAGCAAGAGAAAGCTTCTTAGCATCCATGAGAATGTGAGGGTACTGCGTTATCCTGACCACTTCTCTTCTGGTGTTTACTTATG gtcccACCATGAAAAGCTTGTCATTATAGATTATCAAATATGCTTCATTGGAGGACTGGATTTATGCTTTGGTCGTTATGACACATGTGAACACAAAGTGGGTGATTGCCCTCCTTTGATATGGCCTGGAAAGGACTACTATAACCCAAG GGAATCTGAACCAAATTCATGGGAAGACACTATGAAAGATGAGGTGGATCGTGGAAAATATCCTCGTATGCCATGGCATGATGTTCATTGTGCTCTTTGGGGACCGTCATGTCGTGACATTGCTAGGCACTTTGTTCAGCGCTGGAACTATGCAAAG AGAAATAAAGCTCCAAATGAGCAAGCAATCCCACTTCTGATGCCTCAACAGCACATGGTTATTCCACATTACATGGGAAAAAGCAGAGAGATTGAGGTTGAAAGTAAAAATGTTCAAAATCATAGCGACCTTAGAAGACAGGATTCCTTTTCTGCGAGATCGTCACTACAAGATATCCCACTTCTCTTGCCTCAAGAAGCTGATGGGCTTGATAGTGGAGAACCAAAATTAAACAGGCTGGACCTCAGTAATCTCGATCAGCCAAGCAAAGTTAGCAGTGGTCTATCTTTCTCTTTCAGGAAGTCCAAAATTGAAGCAGTAGGTCCGGATACACCATTGAAGGGCTTTGTAGATAACTTTGAGTCCTTGGATCATCATGAGAAACTGCTTTCAGATAGGGTGGCACAGCCCGGCATGAAAAGTTCAGATCCAGATTGGTGGGAAACTCAAGAACGGGGTGATCAGGGTGGATTTGCTGATGAATCCGGTCAAGTTGGTCCTCGTGTTTCATGTCGCTGTCAG GTCATTAGAAGTGTCAGCCAGTGGTCTGCTGGAACAAGCCAAACTGAAGAGAGCATTCATGGTGCTTATCGTTCTCTAATTGAGAAAGCAGAACACTTTATCTACATTGAG aaccaattttttatatcaGGCCTCTCTGGAGATGAGACAATACGCAATCGTGTGTTAGAAGCATTATTTCGACGTATTATGCGAGCATACAACGATAAGAAGCTTTTTAGGGTTATAATTGTTATACCACTACTACCAGGTTTCCAG GGGGGTCTGGATGATGGAGGTGCAGCATCCGTGAGAGCCATAATGCATTGGCAACATCGAACTATTTGCAGAGGACATAATTCGATATTGCATAATCTCTATGAGCTTCTTGGTCCTAAAACACATGATTACATTTCTTTCTATGGCCTTAGAGCTTATGGAAAACTTTCTGCGGGTGGTCCTGTGGCCTCTAGTCAG GTATATGTGCATAGTAAAGTTATGATTGCTGATGATTGCATAGCATTGATTGGATCAGCTAATATCAATGATAGGAGTTTGCTTGGTTCAAGAGATTCAGAG ATTGGTGTTCTTATTGAGGACAAAGAGGCAGTCAATTCATTCATGGGAGGAAAACCATGGAAGGCTGGAAAATTCTCTCTAACACTTCGTTTGTCACTGTGGTCTGAACACCTTGGCCTTCGCTCAGGAGAG ATTGATCGAATAATTGACCCTGTAGCTGATTCAACTTACAAGGATATTTGGATGGCAACTGCTAAG ACAAATACTGCAATTTACCAAGATGTCTTCGCTTGCATACCTAACGATCTTATACATACAAG AGCTGCACTTAGACAAACCATGGCCCTTTGGAAGGAGAGACTCGGCCATTCTACTATTGATTTAGGAATAGCCCCAGAGAAGTTAGAATCGTATCATAATGGAGATATCGAGAAAAGCGATCCAATGGAGAGATTAGCGGCTGTGAGGGGGCACCTCGTTTCGTTCCCCCTCGATTTCATGTGCAAAGAAGATTTAAGACCTGTGTTCAACGAGAGTGAGTATTATGCGTCTTCTCAAGTTTTTCATTAG
- the LOC122300402 gene encoding phospholipase D zeta 1 isoform X4 has product MMKVPKKRDVPSSAALPIITPALGRQQSISDRGKVAMQGYLNHFLGNLDIVNSREVCRFLEVSKLSFSPEYGPKLKEDYVMVKHLPKILNGDDERKCCPCHWFNCCNDNWQKVWAVLKPGFLALLEDPFHTQPLDIIVFDVLPASDGNGEGRVSLAKEIKEQNPLRHAFKVTCGNRSIRIRAKSSAKVKDWVAAVNDAGLRPPEGWCHPHRFGSFAPPRGLTEDGSQAQWFVDGRAAFEAIASSIEDAKSEIFICGWWLCPELYLRRPFDAHASSRLENLLEAKAKQGVQIYILLYKEVALALKINSDYSKRKLLSIHENVRVLRYPDHFSSGVYLWSHHEKLVIIDYQICFIGGLDLCFGRYDTCEHKVGDCPPLIWPGKDYYNPRESEPNSWEDTMKDEVDRGKYPRMPWHDVHCALWGPSCRDIARHFVQRWNYAKRNKAPNEQAIPLLMPQQHMVIPHYMGKSREIEVESKNVQNHSDLRRQDSFSARSSLQDIPLLLPQEADGLDSGEPKLNRLDLSNLDQPSKVSSGLSFSFRKSKIEAVGPDTPLKGFVDNFESLDHHEKLLSDRVAQPGMKSSDPDWWETQERGDQGGFADESGQVGPRVSCRCQVIRSVSQWSAGTSQTEESIHGAYRSLIEKAEHFIYIENQFFISGLSGDETIRNRVLEALFRRIMRAYNDKKLFRVIIVIPLLPGFQGGLDDGGAASVRAIMHWQHRTICRGHNSILHNLYELLGPKTHDYISFYGLRAYGKLSAGGPVASSQVYVHSKVMIADDCIALIGSANINDRSLLGSRDSEIGVLIEDKEAVNSFMGGKPWKAGKFSLTLRLSLWSEHLGLRSGEIDRIIDPVADSTYKDIWMATAKTNTAIYQDVFACIPNDLIHTRAALRQTMALWKERLGHSTIDLGIAPEKLESYHNGDIEKSDPMERLAAVRGHLVSFPLDFMCKEDLRPVFNESEYYASSQVFH; this is encoded by the exons ATGATGAAAGTTCCAAAAAAA AGAGATGTTCCATCTAGTGCTGCTCTGCCAATTATTACACCAGCCCTGGGAAGGCAACAGTCCATATCAGATAGAGGAAAGGTTGCAATGCAAGGGTATTTAAATCACTTTCTTGGGAACCTTGATATCGTCAACTCCCGAGAG GTTTGCAGGTTTCTGGAGGTTTCAAAGTTATCATTCTCACCAGAATATGGTCCTAAGCTGAAGGAAGATTATGTGATGGTGAAGCATCTACCAAAAATTTTAAACGGCGATGACGAGAGGAAATGTTGTCCTTGTCATTGGTTCAACTGTTGCAATGACAATTGGCAAAAG GTTTGGGCTGTGCTAAAACCTGGATTCTTGGCATTGCTGGAGGATCCTTTTCATACCCAACCCCTAGATATAATTGTCTTTGATGTACTACCTGCCTCAGATGGGAATGGAGAGGGTCGAGTATCACTAgcaaaagaaataaaggaacagAATCCCTTACGCCATGCTTTTAAG GTGACTTGTGGAAATAGGAGCATTAGGATAAGAGCTAAGAGTAGTGCTAAAGTTAAAGATTGGGTTGCTGCAGTCAATGATGCTGGACTAAGGCCTCCTGAGGGCTGGTGTCACCCTCACCGCTTTGGCTCTTTTGCTCCTCCAAGGGGTTTGACTGAAGATGGTAGTCAGGCTCAATGGTTTGTAGATGGTCGAGCAGCATTTGAAGCTATTGCTTCTTCTATTGAGGATGCAAAATCCGAG ATATTTATTTGTGGCTGGTGGTTGTGCCCAGAACTGTATCTACGACGTCCTTTTGATGCTCATGCCTCATCCAGGCTCGAAAATTTGCTGGAAGCAAAAGCTAAGCAAGGGGTTCAG ATTTATATTCTTCTCTACAAAGAGGTTGCCCTTGCTTTGAAAATCAATAGTGACTATAGCAAGAGAAAGCTTCTTAGCATCCATGAGAATGTGAGGGTACTGCGTTATCCTGACCACTTCTCTTCTGGTGTTTACTTATG gtcccACCATGAAAAGCTTGTCATTATAGATTATCAAATATGCTTCATTGGAGGACTGGATTTATGCTTTGGTCGTTATGACACATGTGAACACAAAGTGGGTGATTGCCCTCCTTTGATATGGCCTGGAAAGGACTACTATAACCCAAG GGAATCTGAACCAAATTCATGGGAAGACACTATGAAAGATGAGGTGGATCGTGGAAAATATCCTCGTATGCCATGGCATGATGTTCATTGTGCTCTTTGGGGACCGTCATGTCGTGACATTGCTAGGCACTTTGTTCAGCGCTGGAACTATGCAAAG AGAAATAAAGCTCCAAATGAGCAAGCAATCCCACTTCTGATGCCTCAACAGCACATGGTTATTCCACATTACATGGGAAAAAGCAGAGAGATTGAGGTTGAAAGTAAAAATGTTCAAAATCATAGCGACCTTAGAAGACAGGATTCCTTTTCTGCGAGATCGTCACTACAAGATATCCCACTTCTCTTGCCTCAAGAAGCTGATGGGCTTGATAGTGGAGAACCAAAATTAAACAGGCTGGACCTCAGTAATCTCGATCAGCCAAGCAAAGTTAGCAGTGGTCTATCTTTCTCTTTCAGGAAGTCCAAAATTGAAGCAGTAGGTCCGGATACACCATTGAAGGGCTTTGTAGATAACTTTGAGTCCTTGGATCATCATGAGAAACTGCTTTCAGATAGGGTGGCACAGCCCGGCATGAAAAGTTCAGATCCAGATTGGTGGGAAACTCAAGAACGGGGTGATCAGGGTGGATTTGCTGATGAATCCGGTCAAGTTGGTCCTCGTGTTTCATGTCGCTGTCAG GTCATTAGAAGTGTCAGCCAGTGGTCTGCTGGAACAAGCCAAACTGAAGAGAGCATTCATGGTGCTTATCGTTCTCTAATTGAGAAAGCAGAACACTTTATCTACATTGAG aaccaattttttatatcaGGCCTCTCTGGAGATGAGACAATACGCAATCGTGTGTTAGAAGCATTATTTCGACGTATTATGCGAGCATACAACGATAAGAAGCTTTTTAGGGTTATAATTGTTATACCACTACTACCAGGTTTCCAG GGGGGTCTGGATGATGGAGGTGCAGCATCCGTGAGAGCCATAATGCATTGGCAACATCGAACTATTTGCAGAGGACATAATTCGATATTGCATAATCTCTATGAGCTTCTTGGTCCTAAAACACATGATTACATTTCTTTCTATGGCCTTAGAGCTTATGGAAAACTTTCTGCGGGTGGTCCTGTGGCCTCTAGTCAG GTATATGTGCATAGTAAAGTTATGATTGCTGATGATTGCATAGCATTGATTGGATCAGCTAATATCAATGATAGGAGTTTGCTTGGTTCAAGAGATTCAGAG ATTGGTGTTCTTATTGAGGACAAAGAGGCAGTCAATTCATTCATGGGAGGAAAACCATGGAAGGCTGGAAAATTCTCTCTAACACTTCGTTTGTCACTGTGGTCTGAACACCTTGGCCTTCGCTCAGGAGAG ATTGATCGAATAATTGACCCTGTAGCTGATTCAACTTACAAGGATATTTGGATGGCAACTGCTAAG ACAAATACTGCAATTTACCAAGATGTCTTCGCTTGCATACCTAACGATCTTATACATACAAG AGCTGCACTTAGACAAACCATGGCCCTTTGGAAGGAGAGACTCGGCCATTCTACTATTGATTTAGGAATAGCCCCAGAGAAGTTAGAATCGTATCATAATGGAGATATCGAGAAAAGCGATCCAATGGAGAGATTAGCGGCTGTGAGGGGGCACCTCGTTTCGTTCCCCCTCGATTTCATGTGCAAAGAAGATTTAAGACCTGTGTTCAACGAGAGTGAGTATTATGCGTCTTCTCAAGTTTTTCATTAG